In the genome of Shewanella glacialimarina, one region contains:
- a CDS encoding outer membrane protein assembly factor BamD, giving the protein MYKLAKGAALVLLSVAITACSSSPEDDEFANKASPDILYSQARTSMELGNYSKAVRTLEALDSRYPFGPHKTQVQLDLIFAYYKMDDVASGVANIDRFLRLNPTHPNIDYVYYMRGLTNMQADSYLFHDMMNIDRTDRDPQNAQDAFKDFDRLIKSYPESKYAADAQKRMQYLKNRLARYSINVARYYIKMNAWSAAAVRAQTVLEKFPGTPEAESALEIMATAYDELGQDKLKQNTLTVMKANFPNNELVN; this is encoded by the coding sequence ATGTATAAATTAGCCAAAGGCGCCGCCCTAGTATTACTTTCAGTCGCTATTACCGCTTGTAGTAGCAGTCCCGAAGATGACGAGTTTGCCAATAAAGCCTCTCCTGACATACTTTATTCTCAAGCTAGAACCTCAATGGAATTAGGAAACTATTCCAAAGCAGTTCGAACGCTAGAAGCTTTAGACTCGCGTTATCCTTTTGGCCCGCATAAAACTCAAGTTCAATTAGATCTGATCTTTGCTTATTACAAAATGGATGATGTTGCTTCAGGTGTCGCCAATATCGACCGTTTTTTACGCCTGAATCCGACTCATCCTAATATTGATTACGTGTATTATATGCGTGGTTTAACAAATATGCAGGCAGATAGTTATTTATTTCACGATATGATGAATATTGACCGTACTGATCGTGATCCTCAAAACGCTCAAGATGCCTTTAAAGACTTCGATCGCTTGATAAAAAGTTACCCTGAAAGCAAGTATGCAGCTGACGCTCAAAAGCGTATGCAATACTTGAAAAACCGTTTAGCGCGCTATTCTATCAACGTTGCAAGATATTACATAAAAATGAATGCTTGGAGTGCTGCTGCAGTTCGCGCTCAAACCGTGTTAGAAAAATTCCCTGGTACACCAGAGGCTGAGTCTGCGCTTGAAATTATGGCTACCGCCTATGACGAACTTGGTCAAGACAAGTTAAAACAAAACACGTTAACAGTGATGAAAGCCAATTTTCCTAATAACGAATTAGTTAATTAA